TCTCCGACGCCCTTGGGCGCAGTGGATGCTGCTGATCGCCGCCACCGTGGCGGCCGATACGGTGCTGACCCTGCTCCACGCGCCCGCGGCCCTGCTGTTGGGCCCCCTGGTGATGGCCATCGGCTTCGGCGTGGCCGGAGCGACCCTGCGGCCGCCTGGGCCGCTGCGCCTGACCAGTTCGACCCTGATTGGCTGCCTTGTGGCCACCGCCCTGGGACCCGCGCTGGGACCGGACCTGCTGGGCCACCTGCCAACCTTCCTGCTGATCGCCGTCTCCACCCTGGCCATGAGTCTGGGCCTGGGATGGCTGCTGGCCCGCCTCGGCTGGTTCGAGGGAGCGACGGCGGTGTGGGGGCTGTCGCCGGGCGGGGCGGCCAGCATGATCGCCCTGGCCCAGGAGATGGGCGCCGACGCCCGCACCGTGGCCCTGATGCAGTACTTCCGGGTGCTGCTGGTGGCGGCCGCCGCCATAGGCCTCGCCCATGTGGCCGCGCCGGGCATGCACGCCGGCCCGGGCAAGGCCTGGCTGGGTCCGGTCCACCTGTCGGGCCTGGCCGCGACGGCGCTGCTGGGCTTGGTTGGGGCGGGACTGTCTCGCGTGCTGAAGTTCCCGGCCGGCATCTTCCTGATCCCCGGTCTTTCGGGCGCGGTGCTGATGCGGCTGGGCTGGCTGCACCCCGAGGTGCCGCCGATCCTGGGGGCCATGGCCTATGCGGTGGTCGGGTGGACGATCGGGCTCAGCTTCACGCCCGCGACCCTGGCCCACAGCGCCCGCGCCCTGCCCAGGATCATCGCCTCGACCCTGATCCTGATCGCCCTGTGCGGCTTGTCAGGCCTGGTGATCGGGCTGACCTGCGGCGTCGATCCGCTGACCGGCTATCTGTCGACCAGCCCTGGCGGCGTCGATTCCATCCTGATCATCGCCGCCTCCACGCCGGTGGACTTGCCGTTCATCCTGTCGGCTCAGGTCGTGCGGGTGATCCTGGTGCTGATCGCCGGGCCGTGGGCCGCCGGTCAGGTCGCCCGCTGGACCCAGGCGAAGGAAGAACCCTAGAATCGCGCCGACAGCCGCAAGCCCAGGGTCCTGGGTCGCAGCGGCGTCATCTCGGCGTCGGTGGGCGGATTGAAGGGATTGCCGAAGGCGAAGCTGTCGGCGGTTCGGTCGAACAGGTTGTCGACATAGACGCCCAGGGTCCAGCGCGGGGTCTCCAGCGAAAGGCTTGCCGAGCCCTCGATATAGTCCGGCGCGGCTTCCGCCGGCTCGGGGGCGAGGCTCAGCCGTGCATGGCCGACATAGCGTAGCCGGCCTTGGGCGCGAAGGGTCCGCTCACCATTCAACGGTTGGCGAAAGTCGAAGCCGAAGCTGGCCGAGACGCCGTTGATTCCCGCCAGGGCGACGCCCGCGCCATCGAGCGCGGGATCCTGTCGCTTCAGGCTGGGATCGCTCAACAGCGCCGCGCCACGCAGGTCCAGACGCGGGCTCGCGCGCCAGACCGCCTCCAGTTCCAGCCCGCGGTTGTGGCCCGCGCCGATATTGGCCGTGTAGGGCAGGCCGTCGGCCCGGTACTGGTCGCTCTGGATCGAGGTCCAGTCGGCCTGGAACAGCGCCGCGCGCAACTGCAGGCGATCGTCCAGCCAGCGGACCTTGGCGCCGACCTCGTAGTTCCACAGCTCGTCCGGGCGATAGCGCCGGGTTGGCGCGCCGGGTTGGTCGAAATCCAAATCCAGGCGGCCGGCCGTGTTGAACCCGCCGGCGCGGTAGCCCTCGGCGACCTGGACGTAGACCAGCCAGTCGGAGGACGCGGAGACGCTGAGCAGCAGCTTGGGCGACAGGCCGTTCTCGTCGTTCTTGCCGGCGACGTCGCGCGTTTCGTCGTCCTGGGTCACTTGGGAGACGACGTCGAGGCCGTAGTCGAACCAGCGCAGCCCGGCCGTCAGCGACAGGTGCGGAGTCAGGGCGTAGGTCAACTCGCCATAGAGGGCGGCTTCCCGAATGTTGTCGTCCCGCGCCTCGGCATAGGCGACCGCGCCCAGCGGCGCATCCGGGCCGTCCACGGAGCCCAGGGCCGTGGCGGTGCGGGCGTGGCCCGTCGACACGAAGGCGCCGGCCAGTCCCGTCACCCGTCCGCCCTGTGGCGTGGCGTAGGTGATCTCGGCGACGGTCAGGTTCGTGCGCTTGGTCTCGTCGAACGCCGCGGCGCCTTCGGCAAGACCGTAAAGTCCAGTCGCCGCGCTGGCGTCGAAGCGGCTAGTGAAGTGATGGCCCAGGCGGGAGGCGCTGGCGGTCAGCCGGCCCCAAGATCCTTCCCCCGCCAGGGTCAGCGAGCCCTGGTCGAAGCTGTTGTCATGCGGCTCTCGCACCCGGTTGTCGCGCAGTAGCGGGCCCAGGCGTCGCAGGCTGTACTGGGTGTCGTCGTTGTGGATCGACTGGTGGGTCAGCACCATGTTGGCGCTCCAGTCGGGTCCCAGGGCGGTGCGCAGGGCCAGGCGGCCGCCGTGACGGTCAGCATGGTTGACGCCGTCCAGGCCCAGGGCGGGATTGTCGATATAGCCGCCCTGGCGCTCGCGATAGACGACGGCGCGCAGAGCCGCCTTGCCGGAAATGAGCGGGATGTTGGCGGTCGCCTCGAGTTCGTCGCCCGGGCCGCCGCCGCGGGTGTTCGACAGTCCCGCCATCAGGTCCACCGAGGTCTCGTCAAGGTCGGGCTTGCGGGTGACGATCCGCACCACGCCGCCGATCGAGCCGCCGCCGTAGAGCGTGCCCTGGGGGCCGCGCAGCACCTCGACCCGCTCGATATCGGCCAGGCGCAGATCGGGATCGGGGGCGTTGTAGGTGACGGGGACCTCGTCCAGGTAAAGCGAGACGATCGACTGGGTTTGACCAGTGAAGGCGCCGTCCGAAAGGCCCCGCAGCAGGACTTTGTCGCGGCCGGGTCCCAGGTGGGTCGTGCTCATGCCCGCCACCTCGCCGTCCAGGTCGCCAAGACTATAGATGCGCTCGCGGCGGGCCTGTTCACTGGAAACGACCGAGAGGGCGAAGGGCGTGCGGCCGGGCAGGTTGGGCTGACGTTGGGCGGTGACGATCACCTCGCCCAGGGCCGATGGCGGCGCCTCGGAGGTGGCCGGCGATGGTCCGGGAGGAGCCGGCTTCGCTGGCGTCCGCCGGATCAGGATCGTCTCCGCGTCGATCCGAGTCCAGGCGCACCGAGAACCCGCCAGGATCCTGTCCAGCGCTTCGTCCAGGTCCATGACGCCCGACAGGCGAGGGGCTTGGCCGCGACAGGCTTCCAGATCACCGCCCAGCGAAATGCCGGCCTGCAGAGCGAGGTCCAACAGGGCGGCGCGGACCGGCTTGGCGGGGAGGTTCAGGCGGATCCGGCCTGGGGCGGCGACCGCTTCGCCAGGCGTGGCGGCAAAGGCGGCAAAGCCCAGGACGACCGCCGCGCGCCAGATTCGGTCAGCGCGCTTCAAGGACGACTTCATCACGGGTGAAGCGGGCCCGGATCGGAATGAAGGCTTCCAGCCGGCGGATCATCGTCGGCTGGTCGTCCTGCCTGAGCACGCCGCTCACCCGGATCGAGATCGCGCTGGAAGCCACCCGCACCTTCAAGGGCCCATAGCGGCTGAGATCGGCCGCCACCTCGGCCAGGGGGGTGTCATCGTAGTAGAGTCGGCCTTGCGTCCAGCCGAAGGCCCGGTCGGGATCGGTCGCGCGGACGGCCTGGTCGGTGGCCCCTTCCTGGTGCGACAGCTCCTGGCCCTCACCCAGACGCACCGTGCGGCCGTCGCGGGGATCGCTGACAGCCACAAGGCCGCGGCGGACGGTGACCATCAGGCGGCCGGCGCGACGGACAATGTCGAATTCGGTGCCGACCACCCGCACGCGCCGATCGCCGACGGTTACCTCGAACGGACGGTCGGACAGGTGAGCCACGTCGAACGTCGAGGCGCCGTCGACCAGTTCGACCTCGCGCAGGCGCGGCGCCAGGCGCACGCGCACGGTCGTGGCCGGACCAAGAACCAGCCGCGAGCCGTCTTCCAGCGCGACCGTGC
The window above is part of the Caulobacter soli genome. Proteins encoded here:
- a CDS encoding AbrB family transcriptional regulator; the protein is MLLIAATVAADTVLTLLHAPAALLLGPLVMAIGFGVAGATLRPPGPLRLTSSTLIGCLVATALGPALGPDLLGHLPTFLLIAVSTLAMSLGLGWLLARLGWFEGATAVWGLSPGGAASMIALAQEMGADARTVALMQYFRVLLVAAAAIGLAHVAAPGMHAGPGKAWLGPVHLSGLAATALLGLVGAGLSRVLKFPAGIFLIPGLSGAVLMRLGWLHPEVPPILGAMAYAVVGWTIGLSFTPATLAHSARALPRIIASTLILIALCGLSGLVIGLTCGVDPLTGYLSTSPGGVDSILIIAASTPVDLPFILSAQVVRVILVLIAGPWAAGQVARWTQAKEEP
- a CDS encoding TonB-dependent receptor domain-containing protein, which encodes MKRADRIWRAAVVLGFAAFAATPGEAVAAPGRIRLNLPAKPVRAALLDLALQAGISLGGDLEACRGQAPRLSGVMDLDEALDRILAGSRCAWTRIDAETILIRRTPAKPAPPGPSPATSEAPPSALGEVIVTAQRQPNLPGRTPFALSVVSSEQARRERIYSLGDLDGEVAGMSTTHLGPGRDKVLLRGLSDGAFTGQTQSIVSLYLDEVPVTYNAPDPDLRLADIERVEVLRGPQGTLYGGGSIGGVVRIVTRKPDLDETSVDLMAGLSNTRGGGPGDELEATANIPLISGKAALRAVVYRERQGGYIDNPALGLDGVNHADRHGGRLALRTALGPDWSANMVLTHQSIHNDDTQYSLRRLGPLLRDNRVREPHDNSFDQGSLTLAGEGSWGRLTASASRLGHHFTSRFDASAATGLYGLAEGAAAFDETKRTNLTVAEITYATPQGGRVTGLAGAFVSTGHARTATALGSVDGPDAPLGAVAYAEARDDNIREAALYGELTYALTPHLSLTAGLRWFDYGLDVVSQVTQDDETRDVAGKNDENGLSPKLLLSVSASSDWLVYVQVAEGYRAGGFNTAGRLDLDFDQPGAPTRRYRPDELWNYEVGAKVRWLDDRLQLRAALFQADWTSIQSDQYRADGLPYTANIGAGHNRGLELEAVWRASPRLDLRGAALLSDPSLKRQDPALDGAGVALAGINGVSASFGFDFRQPLNGERTLRAQGRLRYVGHARLSLAPEPAEAAPDYIEGSASLSLETPRWTLGVYVDNLFDRTADSFAFGNPFNPPTDAEMTPLRPRTLGLRLSARF
- a CDS encoding FecR family protein, with the translated sequence MTGSPDNAVEQEAVAWCIRVRGEMDVADWRAFTAWLDASLDHRAAYDAVEAFWEDLEAPAAGAPVVTPFPRRPARPPIRRSAFVWSIGGLAAAAAVVLAVLVARSPAEPWREYATPPGQLRTVALEDGSRLVLGPATTVRVRLAPRLREVELVDGASTFDVAHLSDRPFEVTVGDRRVRVVGTEFDIVRRAGRLMVTVRRGLVAVSDPRDGRTVRLGEGQELSHQEGATDQAVRATDPDRAFGWTQGRLYYDDTPLAEVAADLSRYGPLKVRVASSAISIRVSGVLRQDDQPTMIRRLEAFIPIRARFTRDEVVLEAR